Proteins encoded within one genomic window of Triticum aestivum cultivar Chinese Spring chromosome 2D, IWGSC CS RefSeq v2.1, whole genome shotgun sequence:
- the LOC123053304 gene encoding trans-cinnamate 4-monooxygenase-like, translated as MDLLFLEKLLVGLFASVLVAVAVSKLRGRKLRLPPGPVPVPIFGNWLQVGDDLNHRNLAALARRFGEIFLLRMGQRNVVVVSSPDLAREVLHARGAEFGSRGRNVVFDVFTDGGQDMVFAAYGDHWRTMRRVMTAPFFTGKVVQRHHAGWEAEAAAVVDAVRADPAAATGGVVLRRHMQLMMYNNMYGLMFGRRFEGLDDPLLLRLRELNGERSRLAQSFEYNYGDFIPVLRPFLRGYLKICKEVKDARLKLYKDCFVEERRKMLARFKATDSHELKCGMDEILEAQRKGEINEDHVLFIVENINVAAIETTLWAMEWAVAELVNHPETQQKLRREMDTVLGAGHQVTEPDTHRLPYLQAVVKEALRLRMAIPLLVPHMNLRAAELGGHGVPAESKVLVNAWHLANDPGLWERPGEFRPERFLEEERHVEAGGNDFRYLPFGAGRRSCPGIVLALPFLCITVGHLVQNFELLPPPGQGMLDTTEKGGQFSLHILKHSTIVAKPRVF; from the exons ATGGACCTCCTTTTCCTGGAGAAGCTCCTCGTCGGCCTCTTCGCGTCCGTGCTGGTCGCCGTCGCCGTGTCCAAGCTCCGCGGTCGCAAGCTCCGGCTGCCGCCCGGCCCTGTCCCGGTGCCCATCTTCGGCAACTGGCTCCAGGTCGGGGACGACCTCAACCACCGCAACCTAGCGGCGCTGGCCCGCAGGTTCGGAGAGATCTTCCTCCTCCGCATGGGCCAGCGCAACGTGGTGGTGGTCTCCTCCCCGGATCTCGCGCGCGAGGTGCTCCACGCGCGGGGGGCGGAGTTCGGCTCCCGCGGCCGGAACGTGGTGTTCGACGTCTTCACCGACGGGGGCCAGGACATGGTGTTCGCGGCGTACGGCGACCACTGGCGCACGATGCGCCGCGTCATGACGGCGCCCTTCTTCACGGGCAAGGTGGTGCAGCGGCACCACGCAGGATGGGAGGCCGAGGCCGCGGCCGTCGTGGACGCCGTccgcgccgaccccgccgccgccaccggcggcGTCGTGCTCCGCCGCCACATGCAGCTCATGATGTACAACAACATGTACGGCCTCATGTTCGGCCGGCGGTTCGAGGGCCTGGACGACCCCCTGCTCCTCCGCCTCAGGGAGCTCAACGGCGAGCGCAGCCGCCTCGCGCAGAGCTTCGAGTACAACTACGGCGACTTCATTCCCGTCCTGCGTCCGTTCCTCCGCGGCTACCTCAAGATCTGCAAGGAGGTCAAGGACGCCCGCCTCAAGCTCTACAAGGATTGCTTCGTCGAGGAGAGGAG GAAGATGCTGGCGAGATTCAAGGCCACGGACAGCCATGAGCTCAAGTGCGGCATGGATGAGATTCTGGAGGCGCAGCGCAAGGGCGAGATCAACGAGGATCACGTGCTCTTCATCGTCGAGAATATCAACGTTGCCG CGATCGAGACGACGCTGTGGGCGATGGAGTGGGCGGTGGCCGAGCTGGTGAACCACCCGGAGACCCAGCAGAAGCTGCGGCGCGAGATGGACACCGTGCTGGGAGCCGGCCAccaggtcaccgagccggacacgcacAGGCTCCCCTACCTGCAGGCCGTGGTCAAGGAGGCGCTCCGGCTGCGCATGGCCATCCCGCTGCTGGTGCCGCACATGAACCTCCGCGCCGCCGAGCTCGGCGGCCACGGCGTCCCCGCCGAGAGCAAGGTCCTCGTCAACGCCTGGCACCTCGCCAACGACCCCGGCCTGTGGGAGCGGCCCGGCGAGTTCCGCCCCGAGAGGTTCCTGGAGGAGGAGAGGCACGTCGAGGCCGGCGGCAACGACTTCAGGTACCTCCCCTTCGGCGCCGGCCGCAGGAGCTGCCCGGGCATCGTCCTCGCGCTGCCGTTCCTCTGCATTACCGTCGGCCACCTCGTGCAGAACttcgagctgctgccgccgcccggGCAGGGCATGCTCGACACCACTGAGAAAGGCGGGCAGTTCAGCCTCCACATCTTGAAGCATTCCACCATCGTGGCCAAACCGAGGGTGTTTTAA